One genomic segment of Sanyastnella coralliicola includes these proteins:
- a CDS encoding glycoside hydrolase family 113: MDEYSILEPYHLNWVTMVSWAFQDSIRSDHTWANRGDTTAMREYDERWAERIRRAKSQGYKVFFKPHLWIQHTENGEWRSDIDHDTEEDWLSWRETYRSFILRYATVAEAGNADMYCIGMEFDQLSSKRPEFWVELIADVRAVYSGKVIYAANWYREYEAITFWEHLDYIGIQGYFPLCSKKQPSLEDITNGWDDHLKDMEKVAQANQRHVVFTEMGYRSTTNAAAKPWEWVEYDEENEAVYSEEIQVNCYKAFFEKVWNKPWFAGVHLWQLRTDHERRAEDFKLDFTTQGKAAEETIGHYFGNTVER; the protein is encoded by the coding sequence GTGGATGAATATTCGATACTGGAGCCTTATCATTTGAATTGGGTAACGATGGTCTCATGGGCCTTTCAAGATTCCATCCGAAGCGACCACACATGGGCTAATCGAGGAGATACGACGGCCATGAGAGAATACGACGAGCGATGGGCAGAGAGAATACGGAGAGCTAAAAGTCAAGGGTACAAGGTCTTCTTCAAACCACACCTTTGGATTCAGCACACTGAAAACGGAGAATGGAGATCCGACATTGATCATGATACAGAGGAAGATTGGTTGAGCTGGCGCGAAACCTACCGAAGTTTCATCCTGAGGTATGCAACAGTGGCTGAAGCCGGAAATGCCGACATGTACTGCATAGGAATGGAGTTCGATCAACTCTCGTCCAAACGTCCAGAATTTTGGGTTGAGTTGATTGCAGATGTCCGTGCGGTCTACTCAGGCAAAGTGATCTATGCGGCCAACTGGTACAGAGAATATGAAGCCATCACCTTCTGGGAACACCTTGACTACATTGGCATTCAAGGATACTTCCCTCTCTGCTCAAAAAAACAACCGAGCCTAGAAGACATCACAAACGGTTGGGACGATCACCTTAAAGACATGGAGAAAGTAGCGCAAGCAAATCAACGCCACGTCGTCTTCACAGAAATGGGCTATCGCAGCACCACAAACGCCGCAGCCAAACCTTGGGAATGGGTAGAATATGACGAAGAAAACGAAGCTGTCTACTCAGAAGAAATTCAAGTAAACTGCTACAAGGCTTTCTTCGAAAAAGTCTGGAACAAACCGTGGTTTGCTGGTGTCCATTTATGGCAACTACGCACAGATCACGAACGCAGAGCCGAAGATTTCAAACTCGATTTTACGACTCAAGGAAAGGCGGCCGAAGAGACCATAGGCCACTACTTCGGAAATACTGTGGAACGTTGA
- a CDS encoding peroxiredoxin, which produces MTLVGKKAPNFNAPAVVNGNSIEQNFSLEQFVGNKYVVFFFYPKDFTFVCPTELHAFQSKLAEFEARGCAVVACSTDTEESHFSWLQMDKNQGGIKGVTYPLVADTTKTIATNYGVLAGDYDYNELGELVAEGPMIAYRGLFLIDKAGIVQHALVNNLPLGRNVDEAIRVLDALRHVEENGEVCPANWTEGEKAMTASFDGVAEYLSAN; this is translated from the coding sequence ATGACTTTAGTTGGAAAGAAGGCGCCAAACTTCAACGCACCGGCCGTTGTAAACGGAAATAGCATCGAGCAAAACTTCTCTTTGGAGCAGTTCGTAGGGAACAAGTACGTTGTATTCTTCTTCTACCCAAAAGACTTCACTTTCGTTTGTCCTACGGAGCTTCACGCATTCCAGTCGAAATTGGCTGAATTCGAAGCACGAGGATGTGCAGTAGTAGCTTGTTCAACAGACACTGAAGAATCTCACTTCAGCTGGTTGCAGATGGATAAGAACCAGGGAGGAATCAAGGGAGTGACTTACCCACTTGTTGCTGATACAACAAAGACGATCGCAACAAACTACGGAGTTCTTGCTGGAGACTACGACTACAACGAACTAGGTGAGTTGGTAGCTGAAGGCCCGATGATCGCATACCGCGGACTATTCCTTATCGACAAAGCAGGAATCGTACAACACGCTCTCGTAAACAACCTTCCACTCGGACGTAACGTTGATGAGGCTATTCGTGTGTTGGATGCACTTCGTCACGTTGAAGAGAACGGTGAAGTTTGCCCGGCAAACTGGACGGAAGGTGAAAAGGCAATGACTGCAAGCTTTGATGGGGTAGCTGAATACCTCTCTGCAAACTGA
- a CDS encoding T9SS type A sorting domain-containing protein — protein sequence MKTLLSLIGLLCAITVSAQLAQTGYALVDEWSEGYYVDGSFGTMPATVLDNMIPHLAVANFGDEVQQGVQLQFSIDGAVMGLSDPIDLAPGQHDTLSVEIPMTLNPGQYLADLTVISQSMDDDPSDNSIIRPFHITEYDLGRDHGEVNSLYPEIPPSSGEQFYASYTLVPEDITAYGMRVALAGGIPYSEVKVKVYSQWNEVVAEGSTLLNPDDLNETDISIDEVKWIDIAFDEAVELSPYQIYYTGVATDGNSQLQVLRAISHDWIDGVYFEEDGTNWVPDDVVMVRVSFDPDFETQELWGCTDSEACNYDPMLLEDEGICLYPEEFYDCADNCLSDVDNDGICDELEILGCTNPEAENYDPLATDDDGSCYGMPVYGCTQDFYVEYNPEANIDDGSCLVWLYGETLVLNFQSEADSISFRMENPADGYGYDCCWGGWDNARYFQWNPDSCYRITMYDSGGDGWENSTLQLYSSGDLMLETSLEDGFEEEFYYGLFGPCVYSEYDGPMYELTDEETVEYGLFGPNPTDNFGTVQWRNLTPDEFVYVSVFDNAGRKVKETQVVASGAGEIQFQLNLSDLETGIYQMVLRQGEHFETERIIKK from the coding sequence ATGAAAACGCTCCTCTCTTTAATCGGTCTGCTTTGTGCCATAACCGTTTCAGCACAACTAGCTCAAACCGGATATGCCTTAGTTGACGAATGGTCAGAAGGTTATTATGTAGATGGTTCTTTCGGAACCATGCCTGCAACTGTTCTTGATAACATGATCCCCCATTTGGCAGTAGCCAACTTTGGTGATGAAGTTCAACAAGGAGTTCAGCTCCAATTTAGTATTGATGGTGCGGTTATGGGGTTATCAGATCCAATTGATTTGGCTCCAGGCCAACATGATACCTTGAGTGTTGAGATTCCGATGACATTGAATCCAGGTCAATACCTTGCTGATCTGACGGTGATTAGTCAAAGCATGGATGACGACCCTAGCGATAATTCTATTATTAGACCTTTCCACATTACAGAATATGACTTAGGCCGCGATCATGGCGAGGTAAACAGTCTGTATCCTGAGATTCCTCCAAGTTCTGGAGAGCAGTTTTATGCCTCTTACACACTTGTTCCTGAGGATATTACTGCCTATGGGATGCGTGTGGCGCTTGCCGGAGGGATTCCATATTCAGAGGTAAAGGTCAAAGTATATTCTCAATGGAATGAGGTTGTAGCGGAAGGAAGCACCTTATTGAACCCAGATGATCTAAACGAAACCGACATCTCAATTGATGAAGTGAAATGGATTGACATTGCGTTTGACGAGGCCGTTGAACTTAGTCCATATCAGATCTACTACACCGGTGTTGCGACTGATGGGAATAGCCAGCTTCAAGTGCTGAGGGCTATATCTCACGATTGGATAGATGGTGTATACTTCGAAGAGGATGGGACCAATTGGGTGCCGGATGATGTTGTCATGGTTAGGGTATCCTTCGATCCCGATTTTGAAACACAGGAATTATGGGGATGTACGGATTCCGAAGCATGTAATTACGATCCTATGCTGCTCGAGGATGAAGGAATATGTCTCTACCCAGAGGAATTCTATGACTGTGCAGATAACTGTTTATCTGATGTTGACAATGACGGAATTTGTGACGAGCTCGAGATCTTAGGATGTACGAATCCTGAGGCCGAGAATTACGATCCATTGGCTACAGATGACGATGGAAGCTGCTATGGAATGCCAGTGTATGGATGTACACAGGATTTCTATGTAGAGTATAATCCCGAAGCAAATATTGACGACGGTAGCTGTCTTGTTTGGCTCTACGGTGAAACCCTAGTCCTCAATTTTCAGTCTGAAGCAGATTCTATCTCTTTCCGAATGGAAAACCCGGCAGATGGCTACGGCTATGATTGTTGTTGGGGAGGATGGGACAATGCCCGTTACTTCCAATGGAACCCTGATTCTTGCTACCGAATCACCATGTATGATTCAGGAGGTGACGGTTGGGAAAACTCAACGCTTCAGCTCTATTCATCAGGTGATCTGATGCTCGAAACCAGCCTCGAAGATGGATTCGAAGAAGAGTTCTATTACGGATTGTTTGGTCCTTGTGTGTATTCAGAATATGACGGACCCATGTACGAGCTAACGGATGAAGAAACCGTGGAATACGGTCTATTCGGACCAAATCCTACGGATAACTTTGGAACCGTTCAATGGCGAAATCTAACTCCTGATGAATTCGTTTATGTCTCCGTATTCGATAATGCAGGAAGGAAGGTCAAAGAGACCCAAGTAGTCGCCTCAGGAGCAGGTGAGATTCAATTTCAGCTCAACCTTTCTGACCTTGAAACGGGGATCTATCAGATGGTTTTACGCCAGGGTGAACACTTCGAAACCGAACGTATCATCAAGAAATAA
- a CDS encoding Ppx/GppA phosphatase family protein, whose product MKLAAIDIGSNAVRLLIAEIFELKDGYHTQKVSFTRIPIRLGEDVFEYGAISHQKSVQMVKVMRAFWYLMDVHNIEFFRACATSAMREASNSAEVIDLVRKEANINIEIIDGEEEADLIFSNFFVQNIDHSKSYLYIDVGGGSTELTLIQNGKRKKAKSFKIGTVRTLKGKTKESHWEAAAEWLKEIHKEAGKLTGIATGGNINRLYKMSRCAFNEPFKRDELEEIAKVLKKHSYEERMYKLGLKPDRADVIIPASDIYLRMFKLAKVNEMIVPKIGLSDGIVLGLYEDWKKSIKKA is encoded by the coding sequence TTGAAACTAGCAGCGATCGATATTGGATCCAACGCGGTGCGTTTGCTCATCGCCGAGATCTTTGAATTGAAAGACGGTTACCACACCCAAAAAGTATCCTTTACCCGCATCCCTATTCGTCTAGGTGAAGACGTATTCGAATACGGAGCCATTAGTCACCAAAAGTCTGTACAGATGGTGAAAGTGATGCGTGCGTTTTGGTACCTCATGGACGTCCATAACATTGAATTCTTCAGAGCCTGCGCTACCAGCGCCATGCGCGAAGCAAGCAATTCTGCTGAAGTCATCGATTTGGTTCGCAAGGAAGCCAACATCAACATCGAAATCATCGATGGTGAAGAGGAAGCAGATCTTATCTTCTCTAACTTCTTTGTCCAGAATATTGACCACAGTAAGAGCTACCTCTACATCGACGTTGGTGGTGGTTCTACTGAGCTTACCCTGATCCAAAACGGAAAGCGAAAGAAGGCGAAGTCATTCAAAATTGGAACCGTTCGCACGCTCAAAGGAAAAACCAAAGAATCGCATTGGGAGGCCGCTGCGGAATGGTTAAAGGAGATCCACAAAGAAGCAGGTAAACTCACTGGAATTGCCACCGGCGGAAACATCAACCGCCTCTACAAAATGTCTCGTTGTGCTTTCAACGAACCATTCAAACGCGACGAGCTAGAAGAGATCGCCAAGGTTCTCAAAAAACATAGCTACGAAGAGCGTATGTATAAGCTCGGTCTCAAACCTGACCGCGCAGATGTCATCATCCCGGCATCAGACATCTACCTCCGCATGTTCAAACTAGCCAAGGTGAACGAGATGATCGTTCCTAAAATTGGTCTGTCTGATGGGATTGTGTTGGGGTTGTATGAGGATTGGAAGAAATCGATTAAGAAGGCGTAG
- a CDS encoding methylglyoxal synthase gives MKIAIIAHDGKKPEMVRFLMDHRDVLKRNDIQLIATGTTGQHAMDAGLEVERVASGPLGGDAQIAAQVTDGIIDVVFFFRDPLGKHPHEPDINMLMRICDVKNIPLATNPATAEMILDSF, from the coding sequence ATGAAAATAGCCATCATCGCACACGACGGGAAGAAGCCTGAAATGGTACGCTTCCTGATGGATCACAGAGATGTTCTTAAACGCAACGACATTCAGTTAATTGCTACGGGAACGACTGGTCAACACGCCATGGACGCTGGACTCGAAGTGGAGCGCGTTGCTAGTGGACCCCTTGGCGGAGACGCTCAAATTGCAGCGCAGGTCACAGACGGTATTATCGACGTGGTGTTCTTTTTCCGTGACCCCCTTGGGAAACACCCGCACGAACCAGACATCAATATGTTGATGCGTATCTGCGACGTGAAGAACATTCCTTTGGCCACGAACCCAGCTACGGCAGAAATGATTCTCGATAGCTTCTAA
- a CDS encoding alpha-amylase family glycosyl hydrolase, giving the protein MNKLFPLFAALFLIACGSEPPAKEPTSEAVQVGDTYETDVLTHPDWSHDATIYEVNIRQHTPEGTFKAFEADIPRLNEMGVEIMWLMPIHPIGEVNRKGGLGSYYAVKDYTAVNPDYGTMEDFKSLVTTAHSYGMRVIIDWVANHTAFDNVWTKDHMDYYMLDSLDQLQPPLGTDWWDVAQLDWKGEVKNEAMWNAMTESMAFWLTEANIDGFRCDVADFVPVEFWDQARQALEKVNPQVFMLAEAENPKHHERAFDMSYSWEFMHIMNEIAKGEKQLSAIDEYMAKEDTNFVESAYRMMFTTNHDENSWNGTVFDRYGDGHLAYATLAFTINGMPLIYSGQEAGNNEALEFFEKDTVKWGDYIYQDFYTKLMKLNRENEALWNGHFGGDFIKLPTTADDKIYAFMRKKEEHEVITIVNLSEEPTTVELVEALGSEYKSIFNNQMLSVFTNGELKLDKFGYQVFVKE; this is encoded by the coding sequence ATGAATAAGCTTTTCCCCCTATTTGCCGCGCTATTTCTCATCGCTTGCGGCAGCGAACCACCAGCAAAAGAACCTACATCAGAAGCCGTTCAGGTTGGTGATACCTACGAAACCGATGTATTGACGCACCCAGATTGGTCGCACGACGCTACCATCTATGAGGTGAATATTCGTCAACACACTCCCGAAGGAACATTTAAAGCGTTTGAAGCAGATATTCCTCGTCTGAATGAAATGGGCGTTGAGATTATGTGGTTGATGCCAATTCACCCTATCGGTGAGGTGAATCGCAAAGGCGGACTCGGAAGCTACTATGCCGTAAAAGACTACACTGCTGTCAATCCAGATTACGGTACGATGGAAGATTTCAAGTCGCTCGTTACCACAGCGCATAGCTACGGTATGCGTGTGATTATTGACTGGGTAGCCAACCACACCGCTTTTGATAATGTATGGACGAAAGACCATATGGATTACTACATGTTGGATTCGTTAGATCAACTACAACCGCCACTTGGAACAGATTGGTGGGACGTTGCTCAGCTTGATTGGAAAGGTGAAGTGAAGAACGAAGCCATGTGGAATGCCATGACTGAGTCTATGGCTTTCTGGTTGACAGAGGCGAACATTGACGGTTTCCGTTGTGATGTGGCTGATTTTGTGCCAGTTGAGTTCTGGGATCAAGCACGCCAAGCGTTAGAGAAAGTTAATCCACAAGTATTTATGTTGGCTGAGGCTGAAAACCCGAAGCACCACGAGCGCGCTTTTGATATGAGCTACAGCTGGGAGTTTATGCACATCATGAATGAAATCGCGAAAGGAGAAAAGCAGCTATCAGCGATTGATGAATACATGGCGAAAGAAGACACCAATTTCGTTGAAAGCGCTTATCGTATGATGTTCACCACGAACCACGACGAAAACTCATGGAACGGAACAGTATTCGATCGCTACGGAGATGGTCACTTGGCATACGCAACCTTGGCCTTCACGATTAATGGCATGCCATTGATTTACAGCGGACAAGAGGCAGGCAACAACGAAGCACTCGAATTCTTTGAGAAAGACACGGTGAAGTGGGGAGATTACATCTACCAAGACTTCTACACTAAGCTCATGAAGCTCAACCGTGAGAACGAAGCGCTTTGGAATGGACATTTCGGTGGTGATTTCATTAAGCTTCCGACGACAGCTGACGACAAGATTTACGCCTTCATGCGCAAGAAAGAAGAGCATGAGGTGATTACGATTGTGAACCTCTCTGAAGAGCCAACCACTGTTGAGTTGGTAGAAGCATTGGGTTCAGAGTACAAGAGTATTTTCAATAATCAGATGCTTTCTGTTTTCACCAACGGTGAGCTGAAATTGGACAAATTCGGATACCAAGTATTCGTCAAAGAATGA
- the ppk1 gene encoding polyphosphate kinase 1 — protein MAKATSEFINREISWLSFNERVLQEAQDKNNPLIERVRFLGIFSNNLDEFFRVRVATLRRMVDFNKRTRTDLLFDPAQTLKEIRSKVGDLQSAYNETFAEIENQLEAENILFVNHEELSVTQRAFAESYFRHKVRPNLVPIMLGGGNPFPELADDSIYLAVKLTIGKKDAVKYKYALIEVPSYLPRFLVLPTVEGKSYVMWLDDVIRLKLMRLFSIFDPQEITAYTIKITRDAELDIDDDIDKSLVEKMEKSLDRRKKGDYVRFLYDERMPDDLLNYLQRKMKVKAKENIIPGGIYHNRKDLMSFPNFGRDDLVYRPFPPRPHADLVNKTSLISEIRKRDILLHYPYQRFTHFVDLLREAAIDPNVKAIKLNIYRVSNNSQVINALINAARNGKRVDVIIELQARFDEKHNIKVSEQLRDAGARVTFGVPGLKVHSKLALITRREGRKDVHYAHVGTGNFHGKTALIYGDTSLLTADQRIAGEVAKVFDFFENNYQRVTYRHLVVSPYSTRRKFVDLINKEIKNAKEGKKAWITIKLNNLVDARMIRKLYDASNAGVKVRLIVRGICSLIPGVKGMSENIQVTSIVGRFLEHSRVMVFCNDGQALYYISSADWMTRNLDHRIEVSTPIYDPRLQSELTEYLNMQFKDNVKSRIIDKNQRNKYVTAGRKKEEFNSQVETYKYFRKRAGK, from the coding sequence ATGGCGAAGGCTACCTCAGAATTTATCAATCGAGAAATCAGCTGGTTAAGTTTCAACGAGCGTGTTTTGCAAGAAGCGCAAGACAAGAACAACCCGCTTATTGAACGCGTTCGCTTCCTTGGGATTTTCTCCAACAACCTCGACGAATTCTTCCGTGTGCGTGTAGCTACGCTCCGAAGAATGGTGGATTTTAATAAGCGTACTCGTACAGATCTCCTCTTCGATCCGGCACAAACCCTCAAAGAGATTCGTAGCAAAGTTGGCGACCTCCAATCTGCTTACAACGAGACGTTCGCTGAAATCGAGAACCAACTTGAAGCCGAGAATATCCTCTTTGTGAATCACGAAGAATTATCGGTAACCCAACGTGCCTTCGCAGAAAGCTACTTCCGTCACAAGGTTCGTCCGAACCTCGTTCCAATCATGCTTGGAGGAGGTAATCCCTTCCCAGAACTTGCCGACGATTCGATTTACCTCGCAGTCAAACTGACCATTGGAAAGAAAGACGCAGTCAAATACAAGTACGCTCTCATTGAAGTGCCTTCGTACTTGCCACGTTTCCTCGTGTTGCCAACGGTAGAAGGTAAGAGCTACGTAATGTGGCTTGACGATGTGATTCGCCTAAAGTTGATGCGCTTATTTTCCATCTTCGATCCACAAGAAATCACGGCGTACACCATCAAAATTACACGTGATGCGGAGCTCGATATTGATGATGACATCGATAAATCATTGGTCGAGAAAATGGAGAAGAGTCTTGACCGAAGAAAGAAGGGAGACTACGTTCGATTCCTATATGATGAGCGCATGCCTGATGATTTGCTGAATTACTTGCAGCGAAAGATGAAGGTGAAGGCGAAAGAAAACATCATTCCGGGTGGAATCTATCACAACCGAAAAGACTTGATGTCGTTCCCGAATTTCGGGCGCGACGACCTTGTTTATCGTCCCTTCCCTCCTCGTCCACACGCTGATTTGGTGAACAAAACAAGTTTGATCTCCGAAATCCGCAAACGCGATATCCTCTTGCACTACCCTTACCAGCGATTCACTCATTTCGTGGATCTACTCCGTGAGGCGGCCATTGATCCAAATGTCAAGGCAATCAAGCTGAATATCTACCGCGTTTCAAACAACAGTCAGGTCATCAACGCTTTGATCAACGCCGCTCGTAATGGTAAGCGAGTGGATGTCATTATTGAGCTGCAGGCGCGATTTGATGAAAAGCACAACATCAAAGTATCGGAACAACTTCGAGATGCCGGTGCGCGGGTAACTTTCGGGGTACCGGGATTGAAAGTGCACTCTAAACTCGCCTTAATCACGCGTCGAGAAGGAAGAAAAGACGTGCACTATGCTCACGTTGGAACCGGTAACTTCCATGGTAAGACAGCTTTGATTTACGGAGACACGTCGCTGTTGACGGCAGATCAACGCATTGCAGGAGAAGTAGCGAAGGTGTTTGACTTCTTCGAGAACAACTACCAACGTGTGACTTACCGTCATTTAGTGGTATCACCGTACAGCACGCGAAGAAAATTCGTTGACTTGATCAACAAGGAAATTAAAAACGCCAAGGAAGGAAAGAAGGCGTGGATTACCATCAAGCTCAACAACCTTGTGGATGCCCGAATGATTCGAAAACTGTATGATGCGAGCAACGCTGGGGTAAAAGTCCGGTTGATCGTACGTGGTATTTGCTCACTTATTCCTGGGGTCAAAGGAATGAGCGAGAATATTCAGGTCACAAGTATCGTAGGTCGATTCCTTGAACATTCACGTGTGATGGTCTTCTGTAACGATGGTCAGGCTCTCTACTACATCAGCAGTGCAGACTGGATGACACGTAACCTAGACCACCGAATTGAAGTAAGCACACCTATCTATGATCCTCGATTGCAAAGCGAGTTAACCGAGTACCTCAACATGCAGTTCAAAGACAACGTAAAGTCACGGATTATCGATAAGAATCAGCGCAACAAATACGTTACGGCCGGACGCAAGAAAGAAGAATTTAACTCTCAAGTTGAGACGTATAAGTACTTCCGCAAGCGCGCAGGGAAGTAA
- a CDS encoding glycerophosphodiester phosphodiesterase: MIIQGHRGCRAEFPENSIEGVKRAIALGAFAVEVDIQLTQDHELVVVHDSELFEGYYRLPAERQSLRVWETALSTLTQVEFGHEPLTKFPEQQVAVCHIPSLRDLIDASADHRLNLELKVPFEKNEDQSWLRGYAEVIIGLLTKQNYHPWRIKSFNLSLLEKLAKINHSLPLHYLIEAPLNLDSWTNFADFVRPNPALRGLSVRHDLIDQRMVDRCQALQIHLSAWTVNDLATAERLKALGVIDLVSDDPGLLLKWEEKHG; the protein is encoded by the coding sequence GTGATCATTCAAGGTCATCGTGGATGCAGGGCTGAGTTCCCTGAAAATAGCATTGAAGGCGTCAAACGGGCAATTGCTCTTGGCGCCTTCGCCGTTGAAGTAGATATCCAATTAACTCAAGATCATGAGTTGGTCGTGGTGCATGATAGTGAACTCTTTGAAGGGTATTATCGCCTACCGGCGGAACGGCAAAGCCTTCGCGTTTGGGAAACGGCACTTTCAACCCTCACCCAAGTTGAATTCGGTCATGAGCCTCTTACCAAGTTCCCAGAGCAGCAGGTAGCAGTTTGCCACATTCCTTCGCTTCGAGACCTCATTGATGCTTCAGCAGATCATCGGTTGAATCTTGAACTGAAGGTTCCCTTCGAAAAGAATGAAGATCAATCATGGCTCCGGGGGTACGCTGAGGTTATAATTGGTTTACTAACCAAGCAAAACTACCATCCTTGGCGCATCAAGAGCTTCAATCTCAGCTTACTCGAGAAACTGGCCAAGATCAATCACTCGCTACCCCTCCATTATCTTATCGAAGCTCCATTAAATCTGGATTCATGGACCAACTTCGCTGATTTCGTTCGTCCGAATCCAGCACTAAGGGGCTTAAGCGTTCGTCATGACCTCATTGATCAACGCATGGTCGATCGCTGCCAAGCCCTCCAAATCCACCTATCCGCATGGACGGTGAATGATCTCGCTACCGCGGAACGCCTGAAGGCTTTAGGGGTTATCGATTTGGTTAGTGATGATCCAGGGTTACTCTTGAAATGGGAAGAAAAGCATGGTTAG
- the prmC gene encoding peptide chain release factor N(5)-glutamine methyltransferase has protein sequence MAWPANNKYATVRAWLIQLLTDLPDERERDNIARELMTFRTRKSRAQLMIEPHPFTESDLNFFVASAERLVKHVPLQHITNQAFFFGRPFYIDGRVLVPRPETEELVELALSEFHASENIRVLDIGTGSGVIPISIKLERPLWEVHAWEISKEAIDVASQNAQDLSADIAIAEVDVLSNDLPKGTFDLIISNPPYIPESERAIMDQRVTDHDPSLALFVEDTEPLIFYQRIAGYAEKHLTASGKLLFEIHEEFGKEMQELLASKFRTELYQDAQGKDRILKAERK, from the coding sequence ATGGCATGGCCGGCGAATAACAAGTATGCTACGGTTCGAGCGTGGTTGATTCAGCTACTGACTGATCTACCTGATGAACGTGAACGCGACAACATCGCGCGTGAACTCATGACTTTTCGCACCCGCAAATCGCGTGCGCAATTAATGATTGAGCCGCACCCTTTTACGGAGTCCGATCTGAATTTTTTTGTCGCTAGCGCGGAACGGCTGGTCAAGCATGTTCCCTTGCAGCACATTACGAATCAAGCCTTCTTTTTCGGTCGTCCATTTTATATCGATGGTCGGGTCTTGGTTCCGCGCCCAGAAACGGAGGAGCTGGTAGAGTTAGCCTTGTCCGAATTCCACGCTAGTGAAAACATTCGCGTGTTAGATATTGGAACAGGATCAGGAGTCATCCCCATTTCAATCAAACTCGAACGTCCGCTTTGGGAAGTGCATGCTTGGGAGATTTCGAAAGAAGCTATTGATGTCGCAAGTCAAAATGCTCAAGATTTAAGCGCAGATATCGCTATCGCGGAAGTGGATGTCTTGTCGAATGATTTGCCAAAAGGCACTTTTGATTTGATCATCAGTAATCCACCATACATCCCTGAAAGTGAAAGGGCCATCATGGATCAGCGAGTTACCGATCACGATCCTTCTCTTGCGCTCTTTGTAGAGGATACTGAACCTTTGATCTTTTACCAACGCATTGCAGGATACGCTGAAAAACACCTCACTGCAAGTGGGAAACTACTCTTCGAAATTCACGAGGAATTTGGAAAGGAGATGCAGGAATTACTTGCCTCCAAGTTCCGCACCGAGCTCTATCAGGATGCGCAAGGAAAAGACCGTATCTTGAAAGCAGAACGAAAATAA